A stretch of DNA from Streptomyces sp. NBC_01197:
GGCCGAACTGGCCGCCGCGATGGACCTGGGCCAGGAGCAACTCCTGGCCCAGCTCCCCTCGCTCATGGGCATGGTGACCGGCCGGCTGGTGCGGCCCGCCGAGGTGGCGGCGCTCGTCGCCTACCTCGCGTCGCCCCTCGCGGGCAGCGTCACCGGGGCGGATCACATCATCGACGGCGGCGCGATCAAGACCGTATGAACTACAGGCCGCCGCACCGTGTGAACGGCGTGCCGCCGCGCCGTATGAACCGCACGCTGCCGCGGCCTACGACGTGGCGGTCGTGTCGAGAGCGAGTGCGCCCTTGGCCGGGACCGTCGCCGTGACCTTGCCGTCGTTCCCGACCGTCACGGTGTTGCCCGTGCAGTTGCCCGGGGACGCCTTGGCGACGTTGCAGTACGTGCCGCCGGGCAGTGACGTGGTGAACGTCTGCTGGAGGTCGCCGCCCCCGTTGTTGAGGGCGACGTACCCCTTGGCGCCGCGCCCGAAGGCGATGGCGCTGCCCTGCGACCACCAGTCGGTCACCGCCGCGTCGCCGACGGCGTTGTGGAACCCGACCATCCCGGTGATCTCGGGGTCCGCGTGCATGTTGGTCCAGCCGTCGCTGCCGCTGGGCGGCCCCGCGTCCTTGTCGGACCACTCGTAACCGGAGAAGACGTTCGGTGAGCCGTAGGGGAACGCGAGCATGAAGGCGTTGGCGAGCTTGTAGGTGTCGCCGTCCTTGTAGCTGAGCGTCGAGCCGTTCCGTTCGGTGTCCCAGTCGTCGACGAACGTGGTGGCCTTGTCGCCGGGCAGCTTCCCGTCGGCGACGTTCTGCAGGCTGCCGAGGTCGCCGCCCTGGAAGGCGCTCTTGAGGTGGGTGCCGTAGCGGAACTCGTCGACGTCGCCGAGTCCCGTGTACTCCTCTGGCTGTACGGCCTCGCCACTGCCGTAGATGACCTCCGAGACCCAGAAACCGGGGTCGGCCATCTTGCTCCGGATGGCCTGCAGGTCGGCGGCGGCCATGTGCTTCGCCGCGTCGATGCGGAATCCGTCGACGCCCATCTTCCGCAGGCCGGTGAGGTAGCCGGCGACGGTGGACCGGACGTAGTCGCTGCCGGTGTCGAGGTCGGCCAGGCCGACCAGTTCGCAGGTCTGGACGTTCTCGCGATTGGTGTAGTCGGTGATGTCCTTGCGGCAGGTGTGGAAATCCGGGTCGCTGTACGTCCCCGGGTAGTTGTACTTGCTGTACTGCGTGCCGCCCGTCCCGGTGCCCGACCCGGCCGACATGTGGTTGATGACCGCGTCGGCGATCACCTTGACGCCGGCCGCATGGCACGCGCTCACCATGCCCTGGAACGCGTCGGCGTCCCCGAGGCGCCCGGTGATCCGGTAACTCACGGGCTGGTACGAGGTCCA
This window harbors:
- a CDS encoding alpha-amylase, translated to MRNRLLGTSMTGVMAGVMATGGLLALTPWQAQGAPPGDRTVTATLFERPYTDVGKICTDSLGPAGYGYVEVSPATEHIAGSQWWTSYQPVSYRITGRLGDADAFQGMVSACHAAGVKVIADAVINHMSAGSGTGTGGTQYSKYNYPGTYSDPDFHTCRKDITDYTNRENVQTCELVGLADLDTGSDYVRSTVAGYLTGLRKMGVDGFRIDAAKHMAAADLQAIRSKMADPGFWVSEVIYGSGEAVQPEEYTGLGDVDEFRYGTHLKSAFQGGDLGSLQNVADGKLPGDKATTFVDDWDTERNGSTLSYKDGDTYKLANAFMLAFPYGSPNVFSGYEWSDKDAGPPSGSDGWTNMHADPEITGMVGFHNAVGDAAVTDWWSQGSAIAFGRGAKGYVALNNGGGDLQQTFTTSLPGGTYCNVAKASPGNCTGNTVTVGNDGKVTATVPAKGALALDTTATS